In a single window of the Gemmatimonadota bacterium genome:
- a CDS encoding alpha/beta hydrolase-fold protein, which translates to MSTPLPLPLPVDLGAGPTPTLWRLAQVPGPGTAVRDILVALPPGYAEGSSRYPVVYLQDGQNCFDPATSFAGHWQLLETLSLLGARRPVILVAIPNLGVERLHEYSPFDDIIRGPGEGAAYLAFLSQTVKPLVDASFRTLPDRESTGIAGSSMGGLIALYGVIAGAATFGVAWSLSPALWYADAAIFGWIAEQPAPVGRIWLDAGALEGDDEIADVRRMRQLLVRRGWRLDDSLRVLEDPDGDHDEASWARRVRAHWSTLVGMLAERRPIR; encoded by the coding sequence GTGAGCACGCCACTTCCGTTACCGCTTCCCGTCGATCTCGGCGCTGGACCCACCCCCACACTTTGGCGCCTCGCCCAGGTACCGGGACCGGGCACCGCCGTGCGCGATATCCTGGTAGCACTCCCCCCAGGATATGCCGAGGGATCGAGTCGTTATCCGGTGGTCTATCTCCAGGATGGCCAGAACTGCTTCGACCCGGCCACCTCCTTCGCCGGGCACTGGCAGCTGCTCGAGACCCTCTCGCTCCTTGGCGCGCGTCGACCCGTGATTCTCGTGGCGATTCCGAATCTCGGCGTCGAGCGGCTGCACGAGTATTCACCGTTCGACGACATCATTCGCGGCCCCGGTGAAGGCGCGGCGTACCTCGCCTTTCTGTCGCAAACGGTGAAGCCGCTGGTGGATGCCTCCTTTCGTACCCTGCCCGATCGCGAATCGACCGGCATCGCTGGTTCATCGATGGGCGGACTGATCGCGCTCTACGGCGTCATCGCCGGCGCGGCAACGTTCGGTGTCGCCTGGTCGCTTTCACCGGCGCTCTGGTATGCCGACGCAGCGATCTTCGGATGGATCGCCGAGCAGCCCGCGCCGGTCGGGCGGATCTGGCTTGATGCCGGCGCGCTCGAGGGCGACGACGAGATCGCCGACGTGCGACGGATGCGTCAGCTCCTGGTTCGGCGCGGCTGGCGGCTCGACGATTCCCTGCGGGTCCTCGAGGATCCCGACGGTGATCACGACGAAGCGTCATGGGCGCGCCGGGTCCGGGCCCACTGGTCGACATTGGTGGGGATGCTGGCGGAGCGCCGTCCGATACGGTAG
- a CDS encoding TonB-dependent receptor, which produces MFLRNVRVHGLALFAFAAIGVNAAAAQSMGTVRGTVTRTGDNAALAGVQVTVRGVGVATVTNANGKYILQRIPSGAQTIVFRWLGYAPVEKTITVNGESTVDAALEPKPVSLADLTVSAVSREPERSVEAPAASTSIEPRVLQNTGATGQVPLALAQAPGVDLVQSGVNDFNINARGFNSSLNRRVLTLLDGRDLAIAFLGSQEWSSIPTSTEDLRGMELVRGPGSALYGANAFAGVINMTTLSPREAEGAKISVSGGELNSFKVDGRAAKTFGEGRWGIRVGGGYGRSDSWSRARTQVDSVGAGGAFTFSMRNEYKDAVKAADDFVVKAAGVEALPLHGQTLAAGTRAPLGDPDPLKSAYGSARLDRYFTSGSVVTLEGGASQSENETLVTGIGRVQVRKGFKPYARAAFNSEHLNVFAYANRRTSKDTTAQYSLASGAQLIERATITHVEAQGNTAFLTNGKAIVGASFRQYNVNTDGTLMRPVDDDRHDKVYSAYTQLEYKLSPKLRLVGAARYDKGDLFEGQFSPKAALVFSPSQNHSFRATFNKAFQTPNYSEFFLRAAAGVPANFTNLEAGLRASALGPALAGVPVGTLFTTSAAVPIVARGNADLTVEKTNGYELGYKGSLTSKLYVTVDAYQNNIRDFVTDLLPGVNPTFGAWTSPAAVPAQFRPTLEATVKSNLAAAGQSLAAAGLTRQEDGNTAIVVSYTNAGKVDQKGIDVGLGYQLTNEFRIDGSYSWFDFKVKEASAAGDQLLPNTPKKKGTLTLAYEGAHNGLDASISGRFVASYDWAAGVFVGKVPSSESVSANAGWQMTQRYRVFVVGTNIFDQQRYQLYGGAVIGRRVLAGLTAAF; this is translated from the coding sequence ATGTTCCTGAGGAACGTTCGGGTCCACGGCCTCGCCTTGTTCGCATTCGCTGCGATCGGGGTCAATGCCGCGGCAGCGCAGTCCATGGGCACGGTTCGTGGCACGGTCACTCGCACTGGTGACAACGCGGCCCTGGCCGGCGTCCAGGTCACGGTTCGCGGGGTCGGTGTCGCCACAGTGACCAACGCCAATGGCAAGTACATCCTGCAGCGTATTCCCTCCGGTGCGCAGACCATCGTCTTCCGATGGCTCGGCTATGCCCCGGTGGAGAAGACCATCACCGTGAACGGCGAGTCCACCGTCGACGCGGCACTCGAACCGAAGCCGGTTAGTCTCGCTGACCTCACCGTTTCGGCCGTCTCTCGTGAGCCCGAGCGCAGCGTCGAAGCGCCGGCGGCCTCGACCTCGATCGAACCGCGGGTCCTGCAAAACACCGGTGCCACCGGTCAGGTGCCGCTCGCGCTGGCCCAGGCACCCGGCGTTGACCTCGTGCAGAGTGGTGTCAACGACTTCAACATCAACGCCCGCGGCTTCAATTCGTCGCTGAATCGTCGGGTACTGACACTGCTCGATGGTCGTGACCTCGCGATCGCCTTCCTCGGGTCGCAGGAATGGAGCTCGATCCCGACTTCCACCGAAGACCTCCGCGGCATGGAACTGGTGCGCGGACCGGGTTCGGCGCTCTACGGCGCCAATGCGTTCGCCGGCGTCATCAACATGACCACTCTCTCGCCGCGCGAAGCCGAAGGCGCGAAGATCTCGGTCAGCGGTGGTGAGCTGAATTCCTTCAAGGTCGACGGCCGTGCAGCCAAGACCTTCGGCGAGGGCCGCTGGGGCATTCGTGTCGGCGGTGGCTACGGCCGCAGCGACAGCTGGAGCCGTGCACGGACGCAGGTGGACTCGGTGGGCGCCGGTGGTGCCTTCACCTTCTCGATGCGTAACGAATACAAGGACGCCGTGAAGGCTGCCGATGACTTTGTCGTCAAGGCTGCCGGCGTCGAAGCGCTGCCGCTCCACGGGCAGACGCTGGCGGCCGGGACCCGCGCCCCGCTGGGCGACCCCGACCCCCTCAAGTCGGCGTACGGCAGCGCCAGGCTCGATCGCTACTTCACGTCGGGATCGGTGGTCACGCTGGAAGGCGGGGCCTCGCAGTCTGAAAACGAAACTCTGGTGACGGGCATTGGCCGGGTGCAGGTGCGCAAGGGATTCAAGCCGTATGCCCGCGCGGCCTTCAACAGCGAGCACCTCAATGTCTTTGCCTACGCCAACCGCCGGACATCCAAAGACACCACCGCGCAGTATTCACTCGCCAGCGGTGCGCAGCTGATCGAGCGCGCCACGATCACGCACGTAGAGGCGCAGGGCAACACTGCCTTCCTCACCAACGGCAAGGCGATCGTCGGCGCATCGTTCCGGCAGTACAACGTCAATACCGACGGCACGCTGATGCGCCCGGTCGACGATGACCGTCACGACAAGGTCTACTCGGCATACACGCAGCTCGAGTACAAGCTCTCGCCGAAGCTTCGCCTCGTCGGCGCGGCGCGTTACGACAAGGGTGATCTCTTCGAAGGGCAGTTCTCGCCTAAGGCGGCGCTGGTCTTCTCGCCCAGCCAGAACCACTCGTTCCGCGCCACCTTCAACAAGGCGTTCCAGACGCCGAACTATTCGGAGTTCTTCCTCCGCGCAGCAGCGGGCGTGCCAGCCAACTTCACCAACCTCGAGGCCGGACTCCGTGCGTCGGCGCTCGGGCCCGCCCTCGCTGGTGTGCCGGTCGGCACGCTCTTCACCACGTCGGCGGCCGTGCCGATCGTCGCCCGCGGCAACGCCGACCTCACGGTGGAGAAGACCAACGGTTACGAACTCGGCTACAAGGGCAGCCTGACGTCGAAGTTGTATGTCACGGTCGATGCGTACCAGAACAACATCCGTGACTTCGTCACCGACCTGCTCCCGGGCGTCAACCCGACCTTCGGCGCGTGGACCTCGCCGGCGGCTGTGCCGGCGCAGTTCCGCCCCACACTCGAAGCGACCGTGAAGTCGAACCTGGCCGCGGCCGGGCAGTCACTCGCAGCAGCCGGCCTCACGCGTCAGGAAGATGGCAACACGGCGATCGTGGTTTCGTACACCAACGCCGGCAAGGTTGACCAGAAGGGCATCGATGTCGGACTCGGCTATCAGCTGACCAACGAGTTCCGCATCGACGGCAGCTACTCGTGGTTCGACTTCAAGGTGAAGGAAGCATCGGCGGCAGGGGATCAACTCCTTCCCAACACGCCGAAGAAGAAGGGCACCCTCACCCTGGCCTATGAAGGCGCCCACAACGGCCTCGACGCCTCGATCTCGGGCCGCTTCGTTGCCTCGTATGACTGGGCCGCTGGCGTCTTCGTCGGCAAGGTCCCTTCGTCCGAGTCGGTCAGCGCCAACGCCGGCTGGCAGATGACCCAGCGCTACCGGGTCTTCGTCGTCGGCACCAACATCTTCGACCAGCAGCGCTACCAGCTCTACGGCGGCGCGGTGATTGGTCGTCGCGTGCTGGCGGGGCTGACGGCCGCCTTCTGA
- a CDS encoding nitronate monooxygenase, producing MTETAFTRAVGIRVPLICGPMYPCSNPELVAAVSEAGGIGVVQPISLTYVHGYDFREGLRFIRSRTDKPIGMNALIEQSSRTYRDRMEKWLGIALEEGVRFFITSLGNPRWVVDLVAPHGGVVYHDVTEVKWAEKAVVGGVHGLIAVNRRAGGHAGRLDAAALLTELAHFNLPVVAAGGVGDAPAFREMIDLGYAAVQCGTRFIATTECTASAPYKAAILAADADDIVLSERITGVPVAIINTPYVARMGLHAGPLARALLRGRRTKHWMRTLYALKSLWQLKRSSLESSGSTEFWQAGKSVAGITSLEGAGDVVRRFEAALRG from the coding sequence GTGACCGAGACTGCGTTCACTCGAGCGGTCGGCATTCGCGTCCCGCTCATCTGCGGGCCGATGTATCCCTGCTCCAATCCGGAATTGGTGGCTGCCGTGTCGGAAGCGGGCGGGATCGGTGTCGTGCAGCCCATTTCGCTCACCTATGTGCACGGCTACGACTTTCGTGAGGGGCTCCGCTTCATCCGCTCACGCACCGACAAGCCCATCGGCATGAACGCGCTGATCGAGCAATCGTCGCGCACCTATCGTGACCGCATGGAGAAGTGGCTCGGCATCGCCCTTGAAGAAGGCGTTCGCTTCTTCATCACGTCGCTCGGCAATCCACGCTGGGTGGTGGATCTTGTGGCGCCCCACGGCGGCGTGGTCTATCACGACGTGACCGAAGTGAAGTGGGCCGAGAAGGCGGTAGTCGGCGGCGTGCATGGGCTGATCGCCGTCAATCGCCGCGCGGGAGGCCATGCCGGGCGACTCGACGCCGCCGCACTGCTGACCGAGTTGGCCCACTTCAACCTGCCGGTCGTTGCGGCAGGCGGGGTCGGTGATGCGCCGGCCTTTCGCGAAATGATCGACCTCGGTTACGCGGCGGTGCAGTGTGGGACTCGCTTCATTGCCACCACCGAATGCACCGCGAGTGCACCCTACAAGGCGGCGATTCTGGCCGCCGATGCAGATGACATCGTCCTCTCCGAACGAATTACGGGCGTCCCGGTCGCCATTATCAATACGCCTTACGTTGCCCGGATGGGATTGCACGCGGGGCCCCTCGCCCGCGCGCTCTTGCGGGGCAGGCGCACCAAGCACTGGATGCGCACCCTCTACGCCCTCAAGTCGCTCTGGCAACTGAAACGATCATCGCTCGAGAGCTCCGGCAGCACCGAATTCTGGCAGGCGGGAAAGAGCGTGGCCGGGATCACTTCGCTGGAAGGGGCGGGGGATGTGGTCCGACGTTTCGAGGCCGCACTTCGGGGGTGA
- a CDS encoding hotdog fold domain-containing protein, which produces MKDPVGRLLAAWQRLAPLPGGKWLFSRLLGFVAPYTGSIGARVESLEPGHVRVSLRDRRAVRQHLGSIHAVALVNLAEVTSGLAMLSAVGSGARGIVTALGIEYRKKARGTLLAESRVSPPPVHEPVDAEVTATITDASGDIVAVATVTWRLAPL; this is translated from the coding sequence TTGAAAGACCCGGTCGGCCGTCTTCTCGCTGCCTGGCAACGACTCGCACCACTCCCCGGCGGGAAGTGGCTCTTCTCTCGACTGCTCGGGTTTGTGGCGCCGTACACCGGTTCGATCGGTGCCCGGGTCGAGTCACTCGAACCCGGGCACGTGCGCGTCTCCCTCCGTGACCGGCGCGCCGTCCGGCAGCACCTCGGATCCATTCATGCGGTCGCGCTCGTGAATCTCGCGGAGGTCACCAGCGGACTCGCGATGCTGAGCGCCGTCGGTAGCGGAGCCCGTGGTATCGTCACGGCATTGGGAATCGAATACCGGAAGAAGGCGCGGGGGACTCTTCTGGCCGAGAGTCGGGTGTCGCCGCCGCCGGTGCACGAACCCGTCGACGCCGAAGTGACGGCGACGATCACCGATGCGTCCGGCGACATTGTCGCGGTGGCCACCGTGACCTGGCGCCTCGCTCCCCTGTGA
- a CDS encoding zinc-dependent metalloprotease: MRLLAYVLVPGLLLASCAKAKPVAAPAPAQLPAAAPAGTTPAPGAAITPPRPPTGPQPYEKVVVKGAKSDPGLFLVHKVEAKTLFELPDSLLDRDMLWLTRLAAAAEDLSPFMNAGSNVNEQLVRWSREGDRILLRSYSFRYVADSSLPIAKSVAANTFAPILRSFKIEAFAKDSHAVVIDVTSFFDDDVAAISGMGPGMRTQFKVRRMDPARSFVESVKSFPLNIEVRQVQTFDAAEPPSQGASATVSIQVAQSLVLLPKEPMRPRAADDRVGWFTTDQIDFGSKELKAASRSLINRWRLEPKDPAAYARGELVEPVKPIVFYLDPGTPTEWRPFIKQGVQDWQKAFEVAGFKNAIIARDPPSKAEDPDFDPDDVRYSSIRYVANMTRNAMGPSVADPRTGEIIESDIIWYHNHLRSYRNRLMVETGAANADARSLHTGATLIGETVREVIAHEIGHALGLPHNMIGSSSFPVDSLRSPSFTSAHGVSPSIMDYARQNYVAQPGDGVTRFVRMMGPYDFYAINWGYRVLPNAPTSEAEKPTLDRWIREKAGDPMYRFAGGDGIDPRAQTEDIGDDPVRASTFGIANLKRVLPMLPTWTATAGEDYSDLSELYGELVQSYTRYLGHVVTLVGGVYRTTKMTDQAGPVFEPVPAAKQRDAIRFFDQMVFTTPIWLVDPAILSRIEGGGAMERVRTQQSFVVNQLLDASRLGRMNENSVFGGAGVYTPIAMLADVRSAIWKELGGSGSIDPWRRQLQRVHLERLRTLAIADGAPATRGPDPKTSDARPLARGELAALRTAIQARLARGGDEATRRHLADAIARIGETLEARK, encoded by the coding sequence ATGCGCCTTCTCGCGTACGTCCTCGTTCCCGGGCTGCTGCTCGCCAGTTGTGCCAAGGCGAAGCCGGTCGCTGCCCCGGCCCCGGCACAACTCCCTGCCGCCGCTCCGGCCGGAACCACGCCTGCGCCCGGCGCAGCGATCACTCCACCGCGCCCACCGACGGGGCCGCAGCCCTACGAGAAGGTGGTGGTGAAGGGAGCGAAGAGCGATCCGGGGCTCTTCCTGGTGCACAAGGTGGAGGCGAAGACGCTGTTCGAGCTTCCCGATTCGCTGCTCGATCGCGACATGCTCTGGCTCACGCGGCTGGCCGCCGCTGCGGAGGACCTCTCGCCGTTCATGAACGCCGGGTCCAACGTCAACGAGCAGCTGGTGCGCTGGTCGCGCGAAGGCGACCGGATCCTGCTGCGCAGCTACTCCTTCCGCTATGTCGCCGACAGCAGCCTGCCGATCGCGAAGTCGGTCGCGGCCAACACCTTTGCGCCGATCCTGCGGAGCTTCAAGATCGAGGCCTTCGCCAAGGATTCGCACGCCGTGGTTATCGATGTCACGTCGTTCTTCGACGACGATGTGGCCGCGATCAGCGGCATGGGCCCGGGCATGCGCACGCAGTTCAAGGTGCGGCGCATGGATCCGGCCCGCTCGTTCGTGGAGTCGGTGAAGTCCTTCCCACTGAACATCGAAGTCCGCCAGGTCCAGACCTTCGATGCCGCGGAGCCGCCATCACAGGGTGCCTCCGCGACGGTGTCGATCCAGGTGGCGCAATCGCTGGTGCTGCTGCCGAAGGAGCCGATGCGGCCGCGCGCGGCCGATGATCGGGTGGGCTGGTTCACCACCGACCAGATCGATTTCGGTTCGAAAGAACTGAAGGCCGCCTCGCGCTCGCTGATCAACCGCTGGCGGCTCGAGCCGAAGGATCCGGCGGCGTATGCCCGCGGGGAACTGGTGGAACCGGTCAAGCCGATTGTGTTCTACCTTGATCCGGGAACGCCGACCGAGTGGCGCCCCTTCATCAAGCAGGGCGTGCAGGACTGGCAGAAGGCGTTCGAGGTCGCCGGCTTCAAGAATGCGATCATCGCCAGAGATCCACCGAGCAAGGCGGAGGATCCCGATTTCGATCCGGACGATGTCCGCTACTCGTCAATTCGCTATGTCGCCAACATGACCCGCAATGCGATGGGACCGAGCGTGGCCGATCCGCGCACGGGAGAGATCATCGAGAGCGACATCATCTGGTATCACAACCATCTGCGGTCGTACCGCAACCGGTTGATGGTCGAAACCGGTGCGGCCAATGCGGACGCACGCTCGCTGCACACCGGTGCCACCCTGATCGGTGAGACGGTGCGAGAGGTGATCGCGCACGAGATCGGCCACGCGCTCGGCCTGCCGCACAACATGATCGGCTCGTCGTCGTTTCCCGTGGACTCGTTGCGCAGTCCGAGCTTCACATCGGCTCACGGTGTGAGCCCGTCGATCATGGACTATGCGCGCCAGAACTACGTCGCCCAGCCAGGCGACGGGGTGACGCGCTTTGTGCGGATGATGGGGCCCTACGATTTCTACGCCATCAACTGGGGCTACCGCGTCCTGCCGAACGCGCCGACCTCCGAGGCAGAGAAGCCGACCCTCGACCGCTGGATTCGCGAGAAGGCCGGTGACCCGATGTATCGCTTTGCCGGCGGTGACGGGATCGATCCGCGAGCGCAGACGGAAGACATCGGCGACGATCCGGTGCGCGCTTCGACGTTCGGAATCGCGAACCTCAAGCGGGTGCTGCCGATGCTGCCGACCTGGACAGCGACGGCGGGAGAGGACTACAGCGACCTCAGCGAACTCTACGGCGAACTGGTGCAGAGCTACACGCGCTACCTCGGGCACGTGGTCACCCTGGTCGGCGGTGTCTACCGCACCACCAAGATGACGGACCAGGCCGGTCCGGTGTTCGAACCGGTGCCGGCCGCAAAGCAGCGCGACGCCATCCGGTTCTTCGACCAGATGGTGTTCACCACGCCGATCTGGCTGGTCGACCCGGCGATTCTCTCGCGGATCGAAGGTGGCGGTGCGATGGAGCGCGTGCGCACACAGCAGAGCTTCGTGGTGAACCAGTTGCTCGATGCCTCGCGCCTCGGCCGGATGAACGAGAACAGCGTCTTCGGCGGGGCAGGTGTCTACACGCCGATCGCGATGCTCGCCGATGTCCGGAGCGCGATCTGGAAGGAACTCGGTGGCAGCGGATCGATCGACCCGTGGCGCCGGCAGCTGCAGCGGGTTCACCTGGAGCGGTTGCGGACCCTCGCGATCGCTGACGGTGCCCCCGCTACCCGAGGCCCGGATCCGAAGACCTCCGATGCGCGCCCGCTCGCGCGTGGCGAGCTCGCGGCGCTGCGCACCGCGATCCAGGCCCGACTTGCGCGTGGTGGCGATGAGGCGACCCGGCGCCACCTGGCAGATGCCATCGCGCGCATCGGTGAAACACTCGAGGCGCGAAAGTAG
- a CDS encoding isoprenylcysteine carboxylmethyltransferase family protein, with amino-acid sequence MPWYQTAERAPTSWLVIKTVVHLTVVWTIGLYLLPHLIISWQSAMELHELFFEPEQSLAVAVMVLASVVSLWSALLLAVKGRGTPARVDAPRHLVIDGPYAWVRNPMVVAGLAQGIAVSLYTGSALILIVLGAAALFWHLVRRRDEEHDLQRVFGRSYELYRRSVRCWMPRRRRWAPAEPEASIAAQTLRVASSGRRRSRSR; translated from the coding sequence ATGCCCTGGTACCAGACCGCTGAACGGGCACCGACCTCGTGGCTGGTCATCAAGACCGTCGTCCACCTCACCGTGGTCTGGACCATCGGCCTCTACCTGCTGCCGCACCTGATCATCTCGTGGCAAAGCGCGATGGAACTTCACGAACTCTTCTTCGAACCGGAGCAGAGCCTCGCCGTGGCCGTGATGGTGCTCGCGAGCGTTGTCTCGCTCTGGAGTGCACTGCTGCTGGCGGTGAAAGGGCGCGGGACGCCGGCACGCGTGGATGCACCGCGACACCTCGTCATCGATGGCCCCTACGCCTGGGTCCGCAATCCGATGGTGGTGGCCGGGTTGGCGCAGGGTATTGCGGTGTCACTCTACACGGGCTCCGCCCTCATCCTCATCGTGCTCGGAGCGGCCGCCCTCTTCTGGCACCTGGTACGCCGCCGCGACGAGGAGCACGACCTGCAGCGTGTCTTCGGGCGCAGCTATGAGTTGTATCGTCGGAGTGTGCGATGCTGGATGCCGCGCCGTCGGCGCTGGGCACCAGCAGAACCCGAGGCCTCGATCGCGGCCCAGACGCTGCGCGTCGCGTCATCGGGCCGCCGGCGCAGTCGCTCGCGCTAG
- a CDS encoding DUF1080 domain-containing protein → MIRSAPLVLLLAATLAVTGAAQTNPNPVPKDPSEWKQHSLTRPKPPVITPGAMGSTGAPSDAIVLFDGTSLDAWRVADTALKPARWTIVDGAMEVAPGTGSIQTRRSFGDVQLHIEWMTPTPPKGESQERGNSGVFLMNRYEVQVLDSYNNPTYADGQAGSIYGQFPPKVNATRPPGEWQSYDIVFHRPHFDTDGRLTVPARLTVFHNGVLVQEDQMLLGPTSNSVRSAYLAHPDALPLQLQDHGVKVRFRNIWIRELGDG, encoded by the coding sequence ATGATCCGATCCGCCCCACTCGTGCTCCTGCTCGCCGCCACGCTCGCCGTGACCGGTGCAGCACAGACCAATCCCAACCCGGTGCCGAAGGATCCGAGTGAATGGAAGCAGCACTCGCTCACGCGCCCGAAGCCGCCAGTCATCACACCGGGCGCGATGGGTTCGACCGGAGCTCCCTCGGACGCGATCGTCCTCTTCGACGGAACATCCCTCGATGCGTGGCGCGTCGCCGATACCGCGCTCAAGCCGGCACGGTGGACCATTGTCGATGGCGCGATGGAGGTCGCCCCCGGCACGGGCTCGATTCAAACGCGCCGTTCGTTCGGCGACGTCCAGCTGCACATCGAATGGATGACTCCCACGCCGCCGAAGGGCGAAAGCCAGGAGCGCGGCAACAGCGGTGTCTTCCTGATGAATCGCTACGAAGTCCAGGTGCTCGACTCCTACAACAACCCCACCTACGCCGATGGCCAGGCCGGTTCGATCTACGGGCAGTTTCCGCCCAAGGTCAATGCCACGCGCCCGCCGGGTGAGTGGCAGTCGTATGACATCGTCTTCCATCGCCCGCACTTCGACACCGACGGGCGACTCACCGTGCCAGCACGCCTTACCGTATTTCACAACGGCGTGCTCGTGCAGGAAGACCAGATGCTCCTCGGGCCGACATCGAACTCGGTTCGCTCTGCCTATCTCGCACATCCCGACGCCTTGCCGTTGCAGTTGCAGGATCACGGCGTGAAGGTGCGCTTCCGCAACATCTGGATCCGCGAGCTCGGCGATGGCTAA
- a CDS encoding serine/threonine-protein kinase has protein sequence MSFDVAALQQRLVAAYAGELEIIELLGVGGFAAVFRAHDPVLQRDVAIKVIDASSAPHADKQEEFLREARVVATVEDPHIVPLYAAEVRHGLLCLTMRLVPGQSLAERITRDGPLPAADAAQIAREVAQALASAHAHGVVHRDIKPENILLDGQGHAIVTDFGISLVTGRASERTTGMVIGTPQYLSPEQALGEEVDGRADIYSLGVVLYEMLVGRLPFESPTTAGMLAKQILETPPPLHRLRADIPDPLVALTTRALSKARNERPDAETLVRELTAASTPEALLSPALVRRRKRWRRARRIALAVVVLVAALGLAVWAGYWGAMTFTGGRLPALSATRDNVPPALIAEAQADGTLLPGEVVEYAFIPGNLSWKEAMLVTNRGIIRRTPTGARRFDIWLHEGNSLTSFRRGSARGFIVIDHPGAVPDTIYSALSGGELGALSSAIGVIADAHRTTPATAPAPAAPAPRTP, from the coding sequence ATGAGCTTCGATGTCGCGGCGCTGCAGCAACGCCTCGTGGCCGCCTATGCCGGCGAACTCGAGATCATCGAGTTGCTCGGCGTCGGCGGCTTCGCGGCCGTCTTCCGGGCCCATGACCCGGTGCTGCAGCGCGATGTCGCCATCAAGGTGATCGATGCTTCCTCGGCGCCGCACGCCGACAAGCAGGAGGAATTTCTCCGGGAAGCGCGGGTGGTTGCCACCGTGGAGGATCCGCACATCGTCCCGCTCTATGCGGCCGAGGTGCGACACGGACTGCTCTGTCTCACAATGCGGCTCGTCCCCGGCCAGTCGCTGGCCGAGCGGATCACGCGCGACGGCCCGCTCCCGGCAGCGGACGCAGCGCAGATCGCGCGCGAGGTGGCACAGGCATTGGCGAGCGCCCATGCGCACGGCGTGGTGCACCGCGACATCAAGCCCGAAAACATTCTACTCGATGGCCAGGGACACGCGATCGTAACCGATTTCGGAATCTCGCTCGTCACGGGACGAGCGAGTGAGCGTACCACGGGAATGGTGATCGGGACGCCGCAGTATCTCTCGCCCGAGCAGGCCCTCGGCGAGGAGGTCGATGGCCGTGCCGACATCTACTCACTGGGCGTCGTGCTCTACGAGATGCTGGTCGGTCGCCTGCCGTTCGAATCACCGACCACGGCCGGGATGCTGGCGAAGCAGATCCTGGAAACTCCGCCGCCGTTGCATCGGCTGCGTGCGGATATCCCCGATCCCCTTGTTGCGTTAACGACTCGTGCGCTCAGCAAGGCGCGCAACGAGCGGCCCGACGCCGAGACATTGGTCCGCGAACTCACGGCGGCCAGCACGCCGGAGGCGCTGCTCTCACCAGCGCTGGTCCGCCGACGCAAGCGCTGGCGTCGCGCCCGACGCATCGCACTTGCCGTGGTGGTCCTGGTTGCCGCGCTGGGCCTGGCGGTGTGGGCGGGCTACTGGGGCGCGATGACCTTCACCGGTGGGCGGCTGCCCGCCCTCAGCGCCACCCGCGACAATGTCCCTCCGGCACTGATCGCCGAGGCCCAGGCCGACGGCACGCTGCTCCCGGGAGAGGTGGTCGAGTACGCCTTCATCCCGGGGAATCTGAGCTGGAAGGAAGCGATGCTCGTGACCAATCGCGGCATCATCCGACGGACACCGACCGGGGCGCGCCGCTTCGATATCTGGCTTCACGAGGGCAATTCACTGACCTCGTTCCGCCGGGGCAGTGCCCGCGGATTCATCGTCATCGATCATCCCGGTGCCGTGCCCGATACTATTTACAGTGCCCTGTCGGGCGGAGAGCTGGGTGCGCTCTCCTCCGCGATTGGCGTAATCGCCGACGCACACCGCACCACTCCAGCCACTGCACCGGCACCTGCCGCACCCGCTCCGAGGACGCCATGA